One window of the Granulicella arctica genome contains the following:
- a CDS encoding VOC family protein, giving the protein MKSTSDIRVTTIPAIRYTDPDRAIEWLKTALGFTEKVVYRNTAGIVEHAELAFGNGMVMIGTAGRNEQTAHWFVQPHSVGAVTASVYLIVADCGPAWVSAKGAGAEILQEMETKS; this is encoded by the coding sequence ATGAAAAGCACTAGCGATATTCGAGTTACTACAATTCCGGCCATTCGGTATACCGATCCTGATCGAGCGATCGAATGGCTTAAGACTGCGCTCGGGTTTACGGAGAAGGTGGTTTATCGCAACACGGCGGGCATCGTCGAGCATGCAGAACTCGCGTTTGGCAACGGCATGGTCATGATCGGGACTGCGGGACGCAACGAACAAACGGCCCACTGGTTTGTGCAGCCGCACTCGGTTGGCGCGGTAACGGCTTCTGTCTACCTGATCGTGGCGGATTGTGGTCCGGCGTGGGTCTCGGCAAAGGGAGCCGGAGCCGAGATACTGCAGGAGATGGAGACCAAGAGCTAG
- a CDS encoding cupin domain-containing protein: protein MQQTTNNNEAKWLTARPGERFCVRVPAASTDGAYSVVEIVADPGDSTPLHVHEREDEYLLVLEGSARVVLGETTLEATAGQTVEMKRGIPHAWGNASDKPVRLLFTATPGGCEEALVIIAKGGDIDFAALTARFHVTPLGPPILR from the coding sequence ATGCAACAAACGACCAATAACAACGAAGCCAAGTGGCTCACGGCAAGACCCGGCGAGCGTTTCTGTGTTCGCGTCCCTGCAGCATCGACCGACGGAGCGTATTCAGTCGTTGAGATCGTAGCCGATCCCGGCGACAGCACGCCCTTGCATGTTCATGAGCGGGAAGACGAGTACCTCCTCGTCCTCGAAGGCTCTGCCCGAGTCGTCCTCGGCGAAACAACTCTCGAGGCTACAGCAGGTCAAACCGTAGAGATGAAGCGCGGCATCCCGCACGCCTGGGGCAATGCAAGCGACAAGCCGGTCCGGCTCCTGTTCACCGCCACGCCCGGCGGCTGCGAAGAGGCCTTGGTCATCATCGCGAAAGGTGGCGACATCGACTTCGCTGCCTTGACGGCCCGCTTCCATGTCACCCCCCTCGGCCCTCCCATCCTCAGATAA
- a CDS encoding cation:proton antiporter produces the protein MTTLALISIIVTAAALFGWLSVRVCRLPITIGTMLLTVISSVMMIGLENTFPGVHAWAVTLVGRIRFEDLILHGLLGLLLFAGAFLLDLVYLSREKLSVGLLSVIGTLLSTAAIAFVMHWTLPLFGIAAPWIECLFFGALISPTDPVAVLEMLHRVGVPKNIQAQLAGESLFNDGIGAVLFLAVLEASRGAAPSVGHIGVLLLVKSGGGLLLGVALAWIASELMRRVEAYQIEILLTLSLALGGYALAETLRLSAPLEAVAAGLALRRFNMNHAHAEIAHESLDRFWRVVDEVQNAVLFVLLGFEVLVIPFTRRTFESGGLAIVSVIVVRVLVVLLVLGLVRMLQRGHKSSLLTLSWGGLRGGLSIALALSVPDLQSHTWILGTTYLVVVFSVVLQGGTLDLFLKRVGRFGVGEG, from the coding sequence ATGACGACGCTTGCACTGATCAGTATTATCGTGACCGCGGCAGCCTTGTTTGGCTGGCTGAGCGTTCGGGTGTGCCGGCTTCCGATCACGATTGGCACGATGCTGCTTACCGTGATCTCGTCCGTGATGATGATCGGGTTAGAGAACACGTTTCCGGGCGTGCATGCATGGGCAGTGACGCTGGTGGGGCGGATTCGGTTCGAGGACCTGATTCTGCATGGGCTGCTGGGGCTGCTGCTGTTTGCGGGGGCGTTCCTGCTGGACCTTGTGTACCTGTCCCGGGAGAAGCTTTCGGTCGGCCTGCTTTCGGTGATTGGAACGCTTCTCTCCACGGCGGCGATAGCCTTTGTGATGCATTGGACGCTGCCGCTTTTTGGGATTGCGGCTCCGTGGATCGAATGTCTTTTCTTCGGGGCGCTGATCTCGCCTACTGATCCGGTGGCGGTGCTGGAGATGCTGCATCGGGTGGGCGTGCCGAAGAATATCCAGGCGCAGCTTGCTGGAGAATCGTTGTTCAATGATGGCATTGGAGCGGTGCTGTTTCTTGCGGTGCTGGAGGCTTCGCGGGGCGCGGCTCCTTCGGTTGGGCATATCGGTGTGCTGCTACTGGTGAAGTCTGGTGGAGGGCTATTGCTGGGCGTTGCGCTGGCGTGGATCGCCTCTGAGCTGATGCGGCGGGTTGAGGCGTACCAGATTGAGATCCTGCTTACGCTTTCGCTGGCTCTGGGAGGTTATGCGCTGGCGGAGACGCTGCGGCTGTCGGCTCCGCTGGAGGCTGTGGCTGCCGGGCTGGCGCTTCGCCGGTTCAACATGAACCATGCGCATGCCGAGATCGCCCATGAGTCGCTGGACCGATTCTGGAGGGTGGTTGATGAGGTGCAGAACGCGGTGCTGTTCGTGCTGCTGGGCTTTGAGGTGCTGGTGATCCCGTTTACGCGACGGACGTTTGAGTCGGGGGGACTGGCGATTGTGTCTGTGATTGTGGTGCGCGTTCTTGTGGTGCTGCTGGTGCTTGGGCTGGTGCGGATGCTGCAGCGTGGGCATAAATCTTCACTGCTCACCTTGAGCTGGGGCGGGCTGCGGGGTGGTCTGTCGATTGCGCTGGCACTTTCGGTGCCGGATTTGCAGAGTCATACGTGGATCCTTGGTACGACTTATCTTGTAGTGGTGTTCTCGGTGGTGCTGCAGGGCGGGACGCTGGATCTGTTTCTCAAACGGGTTGGTAGGTTTGGTGTGGGAGAGGGTTAG
- a CDS encoding potassium channel family protein produces MHSLAMIFGILLVLGVVLDAFQTIILPRRPAGRFRITSLFYIVTWTPWAALARRISDDKQREQFYSIYGPLSLLLLLVVWAFLLINGFAFIYFALGSPFNDAMMTQFRGMRFEIWTDLYVSGTTLFTLGLGDVVPRLPVARAVIIFESGVGLGLVALVVGYLPVLYGAFSHREVSVALLDARAGSPPTAAELLSRHGFDGGDEALVILLAEWERWAAELLESHVSYPILCYYRSQHDNQSWLSALVAILDACALLIASQLPDAAHRVPTRQAQLTFAMARHAIVDLGHIFKLDPKIKLLAATPQDRLAPNDFRRLCAALRPTEIQLCGDPDSADRLSQLRAMYEPNAQALGHYLGLNMPLWITEPRKTDQWRRVANLRSTPHQPNATQSHISSNSTAATLHPGDHDH; encoded by the coding sequence GTGCACTCTCTCGCCATGATCTTCGGCATCCTGCTCGTCCTCGGCGTCGTGCTCGACGCCTTCCAGACCATCATCCTCCCGCGTCGCCCCGCAGGCCGCTTTCGCATCACCAGCCTCTTCTACATCGTTACCTGGACCCCATGGGCCGCCCTCGCCCGCCGCATCTCCGACGACAAACAGCGGGAGCAGTTCTACTCCATCTACGGTCCGCTCTCCCTTCTGCTCCTCCTCGTCGTCTGGGCCTTCCTCCTCATCAACGGCTTTGCTTTCATCTACTTCGCCCTCGGCTCCCCCTTCAACGACGCCATGATGACCCAGTTCCGTGGCATGCGCTTTGAGATATGGACCGACCTCTACGTCTCCGGCACCACCCTCTTCACCCTCGGTCTCGGCGACGTCGTCCCCCGCCTCCCCGTCGCTCGCGCCGTCATCATCTTCGAGTCGGGAGTAGGCCTCGGCCTCGTCGCCCTCGTCGTCGGCTACCTCCCCGTCCTCTACGGAGCCTTCTCCCACCGCGAGGTCTCCGTAGCCCTCCTCGACGCCCGCGCCGGCTCACCCCCCACCGCCGCCGAACTCCTCTCCCGCCACGGCTTCGACGGCGGCGACGAAGCCCTCGTCATCCTCCTCGCCGAGTGGGAGCGATGGGCCGCCGAACTCCTCGAATCCCACGTCTCCTACCCCATCCTTTGCTACTACCGCTCCCAGCACGACAACCAGTCCTGGCTCTCCGCCCTCGTCGCCATCCTCGACGCCTGCGCCCTCCTCATCGCCTCCCAGCTCCCCGACGCCGCCCACCGCGTCCCCACCCGTCAGGCCCAACTCACCTTCGCCATGGCCCGCCACGCCATCGTCGACCTCGGCCACATCTTCAAGCTCGACCCCAAAATCAAGCTCCTCGCGGCCACCCCGCAGGACCGCCTCGCCCCCAACGACTTTCGCCGCCTCTGCGCCGCCCTCCGCCCCACCGAGATCCAGCTCTGCGGCGACCCCGACTCAGCCGACCGACTCAGCCAGCTCCGCGCCATGTACGAGCCCAACGCCCAGGCACTCGGCCACTATCTCGGCCTCAACATGCCCCTCTGGATCACCGAGCCCCGCAAGACCGACCAGTGGCGCCGCGTAGCCAACCTCCGCTCCACCCCCCACCAGCCCAACGCGACCCAAAGCCACATCAGCAGCAACTCCACCGCAGCCACCCTCCACCCCGGCGACCACGACCACTAA
- a CDS encoding response regulator transcription factor encodes MQRILVVDDERLVADTLTLIFNKHGFEARAVYSAEDGIVAARSFKPELLLCDISMPGRDGTELMQQVSLELPDCRILVLTGNYSNLKRVREQSQMMSRPANILTKPCQPAELLRQAGALLAS; translated from the coding sequence ATGCAGCGCATTCTTGTGGTGGACGACGAGAGGCTTGTCGCGGATACCCTTACGCTGATCTTCAACAAGCATGGGTTTGAGGCGAGGGCTGTGTATTCGGCAGAGGATGGTATTGTGGCGGCGCGGAGCTTCAAGCCGGAGCTGCTGCTGTGCGATATCAGTATGCCGGGACGGGATGGCACGGAGCTGATGCAGCAGGTCAGCCTGGAGCTGCCGGATTGCCGGATCCTGGTGCTGACAGGGAACTACTCCAACCTGAAGCGGGTGCGGGAGCAGAGCCAAATGATGAGCCGACCAGCGAATATTCTGACGAAGCCGTGCCAGCCTGCGGAACTGCTGCGCCAGGCTGGGGCATTGCTTGCCAGCTGA
- the xseA gene encoding exodeoxyribonuclease VII large subunit, translated as MAEGDKTPDTFASLYFSSKRPRAKQADLFGPPVQVPVVPAAPAVTPREVAVPASPIKAAVVERQPVTVRALVASIRLQLERQHVAVWVEGEISNCRPAASGHLYFTLKDGEAQLGVVMFRREAQLSGVRPKDGDQVELRGRISVYESRGQLQLIAETMELRGAGALEAAFKRLKAKLKAEGLFEEARKRALPAFPKCIGVVSSRQGAVIEDIVHVVRRRHARLNLLLYPAAMQGARCAAEVAAGIQWFNKHPERVDLIILARGGGSIEDLAGFNDEGLARVIAASALPVVSAIGHEVDFTIADFVADLRAATPSAAAEMVTAAQHRIEERVLGLERRVQRGIQFQMMQARARFGRLSAEAVLRRLRDAVSRRDQRIDELTVRLETALERRMRGRQASLGAVLERLRRQGPTVRLAASRRRLERADEGLGRVKVAMIATRLGRVERVTARLQGLSPVAVLSRGYALVYSAEGVLLRDAGEVAAGQEIRARLGRGSIRAKVEDITR; from the coding sequence ATGGCGGAAGGCGACAAGACTCCGGATACGTTTGCCAGCTTGTACTTCAGCAGCAAGCGGCCACGTGCGAAACAGGCTGATTTGTTTGGACCGCCGGTGCAGGTGCCGGTGGTGCCAGCTGCGCCTGCTGTGACTCCGCGTGAGGTTGCGGTGCCTGCGTCTCCGATCAAGGCTGCGGTGGTGGAGCGACAGCCGGTGACGGTGCGGGCGCTGGTGGCTTCGATCCGGTTGCAGCTGGAGCGGCAGCATGTTGCGGTGTGGGTCGAGGGGGAGATTTCTAACTGTCGTCCGGCGGCTTCGGGCCATCTGTATTTCACGCTGAAGGATGGTGAGGCGCAGCTTGGGGTGGTGATGTTCCGGCGGGAGGCGCAGCTTTCGGGGGTGCGGCCGAAGGATGGCGACCAGGTCGAGCTGCGGGGGCGCATCTCCGTATACGAGTCGCGGGGCCAGCTGCAATTGATTGCGGAGACGATGGAGCTGCGGGGGGCGGGTGCGCTGGAGGCGGCGTTCAAGCGGCTGAAGGCGAAGTTGAAGGCTGAGGGGCTGTTTGAGGAGGCGCGGAAGAGAGCGCTGCCTGCGTTTCCGAAGTGCATTGGTGTGGTGAGCTCGCGGCAGGGCGCGGTGATCGAGGACATTGTGCACGTGGTGCGGCGGAGGCATGCGCGGCTGAACCTGCTGCTTTACCCGGCTGCGATGCAGGGGGCGCGGTGTGCGGCTGAGGTGGCGGCAGGGATTCAGTGGTTCAATAAACACCCGGAGCGGGTGGACCTGATTATTCTTGCGCGGGGCGGCGGGTCGATTGAGGACCTGGCGGGTTTCAACGATGAGGGGCTGGCGCGGGTGATTGCGGCTTCGGCGCTGCCGGTGGTTTCAGCAATTGGGCACGAGGTGGACTTTACGATTGCTGACTTTGTGGCGGACCTGCGGGCGGCGACGCCCTCGGCTGCGGCGGAGATGGTGACGGCGGCGCAGCATCGGATCGAGGAGCGGGTGCTGGGGCTGGAGCGGCGGGTGCAGCGGGGGATTCAGTTCCAGATGATGCAGGCGCGAGCGAGGTTTGGAAGGCTGTCGGCGGAGGCTGTGCTGCGGCGACTGCGGGATGCGGTGAGCCGTCGGGACCAGCGGATCGATGAGCTTACGGTGCGGCTTGAGACGGCTTTGGAGCGGCGGATGCGGGGGCGGCAGGCTAGTCTTGGCGCAGTGCTCGAGCGGCTGCGGCGGCAGGGGCCTACGGTGCGGCTGGCTGCTTCGCGGCGAAGGCTTGAGCGGGCGGATGAGGGTTTGGGACGCGTGAAGGTGGCGATGATTGCGACGCGGCTGGGCAGGGTGGAGCGAGTGACGGCGCGGCTGCAGGGACTTTCGCCGGTGGCGGTGTTGAGTCGAGGGTATGCGCTGGTGTATTCGGCGGAGGGTGTGTTGTTGCGGGATGCGGGCGAGGTTGCTGCGGGCCAGGAGATTCGGGCGCGGCTGGGTAGGGGAAGCATCAGAGCTAAGGTTGAGGACATTACGAGATGA
- the glmM gene encoding phosphoglucosamine mutase: MKKLFGTDGIRGVSGVYPLDAATIYTVGLALAHHLGDSPRVVMGMDTRESSEGIAAMLTAGLVAGGATVESAGVITTPAVAYLAAAHGFAVGVVISASHNPWEDNGIKLFGPDGYKLPDATEMAIEAEIFRRIEGGAGFDPTLHGEAVKDGAPEVNEGDRAEYVRFLLAAVPGLSLDNKRIVIDCANGAASAVAPQLFAGLGGEVVITHASPDGRNINEGCGALHAAVVAAEVVKHRADLGITFDGDADRALFADEHGVVVNGDAVLLLAARDLQERGLLVGATVVATTMSNMGLEAALKRSGIAMLRAPVGDKYVLEQMLATGAALGGEQSGHIIFSGRSTTGDGLLTALLLLDIIHRSGKSLGALTADLKTFPQVIVNVKVREKLPLEAMPAVVTAIGAAEDALKDSGRVVIRYSGTEKLARVMIEAESEGLMREHAEAIAGAIREEIGV, from the coding sequence ATGAAGAAGCTGTTTGGTACGGACGGGATTCGCGGTGTCTCGGGTGTGTATCCGCTGGATGCGGCGACGATTTATACGGTGGGTTTGGCGTTGGCGCATCACCTGGGGGACTCGCCGCGCGTGGTGATGGGGATGGATACGCGGGAGTCGAGCGAAGGCATTGCGGCGATGCTGACGGCTGGGCTGGTGGCTGGCGGGGCTACGGTCGAGAGCGCGGGGGTGATAACGACGCCTGCGGTGGCGTACCTGGCGGCGGCGCATGGGTTTGCGGTGGGGGTGGTGATCTCGGCTTCGCATAATCCGTGGGAGGATAACGGGATCAAGCTGTTTGGGCCGGATGGCTATAAGCTGCCGGATGCTACGGAGATGGCGATCGAGGCGGAGATCTTTCGGCGGATCGAGGGTGGGGCTGGGTTCGATCCCACCCTTCACGGTGAGGCTGTAAAGGATGGGGCACCCGAAGTGAATGAGGGGGATCGGGCGGAGTACGTTCGGTTTCTGCTGGCGGCTGTGCCGGGGTTGTCGCTGGATAACAAGAGGATTGTGATTGATTGCGCGAATGGGGCGGCCTCGGCGGTGGCTCCGCAGTTATTTGCGGGGCTTGGCGGCGAGGTGGTGATTACGCATGCGAGTCCGGATGGACGGAATATCAATGAAGGGTGCGGTGCGCTGCATGCGGCTGTGGTTGCGGCTGAGGTGGTGAAGCACAGGGCCGACCTGGGGATTACGTTCGACGGCGATGCGGATCGGGCGCTATTTGCGGATGAGCATGGGGTGGTGGTGAACGGGGATGCGGTGCTGCTGCTGGCGGCTCGCGATCTGCAGGAGCGGGGGCTGCTGGTGGGGGCTACGGTGGTGGCGACGACGATGTCGAATATGGGGCTGGAGGCGGCGCTGAAGCGCAGCGGGATTGCGATGCTGCGCGCTCCGGTGGGGGACAAGTATGTGCTGGAGCAGATGCTGGCTACGGGGGCGGCGCTGGGTGGGGAGCAGTCGGGGCACATTATCTTTTCGGGTCGGTCGACTACTGGCGATGGGTTACTGACGGCGCTGCTGCTGCTGGATATTATTCATCGCTCGGGCAAGTCGCTGGGGGCGTTGACGGCAGATCTGAAGACGTTTCCGCAGGTGATTGTGAATGTGAAGGTGCGGGAGAAGCTGCCGCTTGAGGCGATGCCTGCGGTGGTGACGGCGATTGGTGCGGCTGAGGATGCGCTCAAGGATTCGGGGCGGGTGGTGATCCGTTACTCGGGAACGGAGAAGCTGGCGCGGGTAATGATTGAGGCGGAGTCGGAGGGGCTGATGCGGGAGCATGCGGAGGCAATTGCGGGGGCGATTCGCGAGGAGATTGGGGTGTAG
- a CDS encoding rhodanese-like domain-containing protein, with amino-acid sequence MLIWIVVGAVVGALVYGAIWWRRREQGRLLLAKHSIEAEELHGILAGESRPRLYDVRQPLDLLAYSEIIPGSERISPKDIRANPSLIPMDVDAVVYCTCPDDETAREIVNKALALSFTRVRILRGGLAAWKAGGYPVERYTTAFHLDTPV; translated from the coding sequence ATGCTTATCTGGATCGTGGTTGGTGCGGTGGTGGGTGCGCTGGTTTATGGCGCGATATGGTGGCGTCGGCGAGAGCAGGGACGCTTGTTGCTGGCGAAGCACTCCATCGAGGCGGAGGAGCTTCATGGGATTCTTGCGGGGGAGTCGCGGCCCCGGCTGTATGACGTGCGGCAACCGCTTGATCTGCTGGCTTACTCGGAGATTATTCCGGGGTCGGAGCGTATTTCGCCTAAGGACATTCGGGCTAATCCGTCGTTGATTCCAATGGATGTGGATGCGGTGGTGTACTGCACGTGTCCAGATGACGAGACGGCGCGGGAGATCGTGAACAAGGCACTGGCATTGAGTTTTACGCGGGTGCGGATTTTGCGGGGTGGGCTGGCGGCGTGGAAGGCTGGCGGGTATCCGGTGGAGCGGTATACGACGGCGTTCCATCTGGATACGCCGGTATAG
- a CDS encoding YncE family protein, with the protein MPTPIELVGGLAAAIGSDFRQSHNQLVFVEYGGKLSTFDLFPNATIVSQGTVVLKGTYLFDLDAGVESVTGPIVGTTWDLFWDQQTTVIRSMNPYDGAKIVNLGVVPFASVTASSLQSLTYGTTPIPANADPTNKLVPGDVFAVHTNAGNFAKVLVVAYGYDLQIQWVTYKLAQAYNVIGTGYSLPEDIEVAADDTHAYVLEESGDLVKIALTSANRSAATVIATGLVNPQQLALDEAHNNAYVVEFSPAGTGNLYRFALTPSSPKHSVLNTLHGATGLVLSADLQYAYVAEQNAGGTVGTGTISRITLADGTRKLVASNLIAPFHLTWADAGQSALFIAERDPANRISRIDLTATPATSTVVVTGLAFRPSSVALANPSQLLVCCNSDLQSVALAPFLASGPLLMGIGFVPFDKVQPTGLADTTVDPTYFYQVKNVPFGGTLPLMVNHQLAANDGAAFYRVLVYKDAALTTLELIDTAPITDEHWNGTQYTAVTTPTTVINGKPGYLPVHPVSELFLWYNPSLGAFLDSTVLPNGKNTIVLEFITATGAAVATTPALTILVDNNPCVAGISQPTLNGNPANPTCGILKYTGFNALPVVMAFTGSHPNNFANYSFTLIKGVATLTPPSISGPVSTLVSPISETAATLLGNCSVAGFAEYVYVAATTQNGWGSQTQYDASAAIAFVLAP; encoded by the coding sequence ATGCCTACCCCTATCGAACTTGTCGGTGGCCTCGCCGCGGCCATCGGCTCCGACTTCCGCCAGTCCCACAACCAGCTCGTCTTCGTCGAGTACGGCGGCAAACTCTCCACCTTCGACCTCTTCCCCAACGCCACCATCGTCTCGCAGGGCACCGTCGTCCTCAAAGGAACCTACCTCTTCGACCTCGATGCCGGCGTAGAATCCGTCACCGGCCCCATCGTCGGCACCACATGGGACCTCTTCTGGGACCAGCAAACCACCGTCATCCGCAGCATGAACCCATACGACGGCGCAAAGATCGTCAACCTCGGCGTCGTTCCCTTCGCCTCCGTCACGGCCAGCAGCCTTCAGTCGCTCACCTATGGCACCACACCGATCCCAGCCAACGCTGATCCAACCAATAAGCTCGTCCCCGGCGATGTCTTCGCCGTCCACACCAACGCCGGCAACTTTGCCAAGGTCCTCGTAGTCGCTTACGGCTACGACCTCCAGATCCAGTGGGTCACCTACAAGCTCGCCCAGGCCTACAACGTCATCGGCACCGGCTACAGCCTTCCCGAAGACATAGAAGTAGCCGCCGATGACACCCACGCCTACGTCCTCGAAGAGTCCGGCGATCTCGTCAAGATCGCCCTCACCTCCGCCAACCGCTCCGCCGCTACCGTCATCGCCACCGGCCTCGTCAACCCGCAGCAACTCGCCCTCGATGAGGCCCACAACAACGCCTACGTCGTCGAGTTCAGCCCCGCGGGCACCGGCAACCTCTACCGCTTCGCCCTCACTCCGTCCTCGCCGAAGCACTCCGTCCTCAACACCCTCCACGGAGCCACCGGGCTCGTCCTCTCCGCCGACCTCCAGTACGCCTACGTCGCCGAGCAGAACGCAGGCGGCACCGTCGGCACCGGCACCATCTCTCGCATCACCCTCGCCGACGGAACCCGCAAGCTCGTCGCCTCCAATCTCATCGCGCCCTTCCATCTCACCTGGGCCGACGCCGGTCAGAGCGCACTCTTCATCGCCGAGCGGGACCCCGCCAACCGCATCTCCCGCATCGACCTCACCGCCACGCCCGCCACATCGACCGTCGTCGTCACTGGCCTCGCCTTCCGGCCGTCAAGCGTAGCCCTCGCCAACCCGAGCCAGCTCCTCGTCTGCTGCAACTCCGACCTCCAGAGCGTAGCCCTTGCACCCTTCCTCGCCAGCGGCCCGCTCCTCATGGGCATCGGCTTCGTCCCCTTCGACAAGGTCCAGCCCACCGGCCTCGCCGACACCACCGTCGATCCGACCTACTTCTACCAGGTCAAGAACGTCCCCTTCGGCGGAACCCTGCCCCTCATGGTCAACCACCAGCTCGCCGCCAACGACGGCGCAGCCTTCTACCGCGTCCTCGTCTACAAGGACGCCGCCCTCACCACCCTCGAACTCATCGACACCGCACCCATCACCGACGAGCACTGGAACGGCACCCAGTACACCGCCGTTACCACCCCCACCACCGTCATCAACGGCAAGCCCGGCTACCTCCCCGTCCACCCCGTCAGCGAGCTCTTCCTCTGGTACAACCCCTCCCTGGGAGCCTTCCTCGACTCCACCGTTCTGCCCAACGGCAAAAACACCATCGTCCTCGAATTCATCACCGCCACCGGCGCAGCCGTAGCCACCACGCCGGCCCTCACCATCCTCGTCGACAACAACCCCTGCGTCGCCGGCATCAGCCAGCCCACCCTCAACGGCAATCCCGCCAACCCCACCTGCGGCATCCTCAAATACACCGGCTTCAACGCCCTTCCCGTCGTCATGGCCTTCACCGGCTCCCACCCCAACAACTTCGCGAACTACTCCTTCACCCTCATCAAGGGAGTAGCTACTCTCACCCCGCCCAGCATCAGCGGCCCCGTCAGCACCCTCGTCTCGCCGATCAGCGAGACGGCGGCAACCCTCCTCGGCAACTGCTCCGTAGCCGGCTTCGCGGAGTACGTCTACGTCGCCGCCACCACCCAGAACGGCTGGGGCAGCCAGACCCAGTACGACGCCTCGGCCGCCATAGCCTTCGTCCTCGCCCCCTAA